AAGCAAGTCTGAGTACAAGCTCTTAGAAGAGAGTTTGAGCATATGGAGATGGATGAAAATGATGGAGTTGCTGAGTTTATAACTCGAGTATagaagatggccaaccaactcgGAATGAACGGAGAATAGTCACTATTGAAGAGACAAAGGATTTGTCAACTCTCATTGTGGAGGATTTAGTTGGGTCATTAAAAGCCCACgaattgaggaagaaaaagaaaaagagggaacCCGACGATCAAGCACTACAGGTACGGTTTGACTGGAATAAATCTCGGATTACTCAGAGCCGAGGTCCTGGTGGAAGAGGGCGAGGAGGCTGAGGACGAGTTGGACGTGGTCGAGGTAATGATAATGAAGATCAAATCGGTCAGCAGAATTGGCATGACTGAGGACAAGGAAAAGGGTCTCAAGAGTAgagtgttttaagtgtggcaagTACGACCACTATGCAAACGAGTGTAGATCATGGAAAGTTCGGTCTAAATAATGGATGAAGTGATCCCGGTAGCAAGAAATCATATGTGTGGGAATGAGAACTTTTTTTATGAACTCATCAAGCTCTTTACCGGTAACAATTCTTCTACATCTTCAATAACGAGATTCGTCTCCCCCTTTGTCTCGGTCATGCAATACTTTGCAATATGACCAAACTTGCCACATTTGTAGCACTATGTTGATGATCTACACTCGTTTGCATAGTGGTTGTACTTGCCACATTTAAAACACTCCACTCTTAACTGAACTCTTCGTCCTTTTCCTTGTCCTCAGTCATGTCAATTCTGTTGATCGGTTTGATCTTCATTATCATTACCTCGATCATGTCCACCTCGTTCTCGGCCTCCTCGCCCTCTATCACCAGGATCTCGACTTTGAGTAATCCAAGATTTATTTCAGTCAAATCATACCTGTAGTGCTTGATAGTTGGAttccctctctttctttttctttctcaatttatggacttttcatctttttctttctcaatttaTGGACTTTTCATGACCCAGCTAAACTTCGAACAAAAATTTGTATGTTGACACGGGTAATTAATCCTTAGGTATGAGTTTCTTGTCATGGAATTGTATTGATTCTAATTTGGATTCGTTCAAATTGGTTTCTATAACCATACATTTTATTGTAAAGTTATTAGCATGGATTGATTCATATCAATCTAGATTATTCCAAATGAATGAAACTCTTGCACAATTTGTGGTATTGTGTTCTTCCTTGTGGCCGCAGGTTACATAACATTAAGTGCGTGTATATAAACGATATGCTCTAATAAATGATGTTAGAAATTTTGCATTAGTGATctgaaaaaatatagaaatatatataagtggatagaaattattgtcttttttttaGCTACTTATTAGGAAATTGaattaacttcaaatttaaattttaagataatatcaAAACGTATTTCAGTTGTTCAAACATTGATCATATCTTATTGAGTTGTTACGAAATCATCTCCAAACATCGATCATCTCTAAATGTATAGTTTTGTAAATTTGAAGTCGAAATGCTGAATCTTTATATACTATGACTTGTTTCAATGAATAAaacagtttaaaaatatttattgaacaCACGTGTCTCTCTTTGAATTTGTTGCCCTTCCATTCTTATGGGTTCGACATTTTATCTGCTTgcaaaatcaaaacaattaaGTCTGCAAAATGCAGTAAAAGTCGTCAGTGACTTAATTAGCTTAAGAAGTTCATTCAAGACATTGGGCAGATATTTTGAACCCTCCCAACATTACCTATCTACGCTCTATTACTGATGTAGACCACAACACtgatttcaaataataatgttaaaattatcTATAGCTAACGTTGACAGTTAtgtcttttttaattatagaaacTGTCACACATGCAAAATATTatcatacaaatataataagaaaatatatgtttaaaagaTTATCTTTATGTAGATAATTCACCATGAAGAATTTAGAACATCTCCAAAATATACATGTATAAAGCAATTTCCaactgaatatttttttatttatttaagcaaTTGTTGCGGAACTCTTCTCTTCCCGTGGtcctcttttttatttgtatattttttattgatctaaaatttcctttttcataattttagaatattaactaatagttataaattataatccagggtgtttaatttattatactaGTCAATGTTCTAAGTCTTCTTCCCATCCAACAACCTTCTCGGTTTACACAATCTGACAAAAGTGCTGTTTGTGAATTTCAACTTCCTAgcttacaaaaaataatttataatgacAAGTTTCATTAAAATGAAGTATTAGGTAAAGGcctataacattttttttttcattagctTATAATGTTTTCTCATGCACTATTGAAGTAGTACTAGAGGTCATTACGTATAGCTTAAATGTTTttcctcttattttttttttatcgttcttatttattttattagttctctctttattttcatacaattaaaataaccatacttttatttttcctttcgaattttttattaaatttccgTTAAAGATATTCTTTTCAATGTTAGATGTGGCGAGgaaaaatgtaaaaggaaaatcCTGTCTTCCCAATGGAAcgtaaattattcttttaaaaaggagagaaaattagataaattttatataaattacaattaatttataaacaaattcatattaattttttttatttttaagtagtGTATAAGATAGTTTTATTCGCAACAAATTTATATCGTTTTCTTTATcaacaaaaaagttattaagCATACCtttgaattaaaatcatatacAAATGGTAAATAAAATAGAAGCACGAGATGCACGTGCGAATTAAGCTCTTCTGTAATTCTCCTCGTCGTTTAACAACGTTGAATGATTGAATTTGCCACAAAAACATACATGGTAGAATCTACGTTTATTATAAGAATATTCCAAATATTCCTTTCTGCGAGACCCAACCACTTCATTCTGGAATAAGTATATTTTATGTGGCTGAAGCCGCAGAAACTACAGAAAAGACCACTCACTTTATACGACCATAGATTACAGTCACAAAAATCATTACTTGTTACTTGTCTTTTATGTttggatgagaaaaaaaaaaaaaaaactagtctGACATATTAAACTCAATTTGTTACTTCTGTAAAGGGAATGTGGAGTGATGAAAGGAATTAGAGAAGAAGATAAGAacagaaaaagatgaaaagaagagttttACTGTTGTCATTGTTTTGTTCATAGATGATGTAATAACTAATAAAAGCACACATACATGATGTAATAAAAAGTGATAATATAATTTGGTAGCAGCATGTTacactaattattataatgatgTGCTTTCGTTAATCACGTGAAGTTTAATTTAACATCAATTCATAACTACCATGAAGTGAATCCCACTCTGATTCCTTAGTTTAAGACCTATATATGTAATTTAGCAAATTTTAAACAGGAAAAGGGGAGCATGATATTAGATGTGTGTGAAATATCAGAAACAgttttaaatatgaaatgaaaatgatgTCTGTGGAGTAAATAAATTGGCAAAACCTGTTGAATATGCATAAAAAAGGGCACATGCATGGTACCTTTCGTtaaaaagtttttctttctccaaGTCTAAAATATGTACAAGTGCTAGAAACTTAGCATGAAAGTTGCATCTAATGCCGACCACAGTAATAGGCTTTCAATTTTTGTGTAGTTTGGAAGCAACTGTCAATTATTGCTATTGCTACTGCTAACGCAATTAGTTTACACATGAAAGCTTTGATGCAATCACCAAACCAACAAGAAAGAGATGTGACCAAAAAATGTCAACATCTAAGAGAACAGAAAAAGATTGGCAACAGTGTTGATATGAACCAATGGCCAACCTCATATCTGGCTTTATCTAGTAGCATTCATAATTCTGTATTTTGTCATAAAAAGACCTTTTCTTTTGCCTCTTCTTAAAGCCATCCCATTCCAAACACTTTCATTTTTGTCCAAAACTAACGTTTTCTCCTTCACAAATAcgaatattaaacaaaaaaataaaagaaatcatacaTTAATAAGAAAATGTCTCAAATCCAAAACGTGGAAATGATTGGTTGAGTTCTTCTCGTGATTTCAAGGTTCAGCAAGGGCAAAATGGTCATCAAGGGCATGACATAATTATATAGGATATCTTATCTACCATGTCTTGACAGTTTCTGCTAATACAATTCTAAAGGCTCAGCTGATTTTCCAAAGCTATCACCACTCCTCATGGATGCAGAGGAAGTCTTGAACCTCTTTGATTCATGCTGGTTTGGGTACAAAACTTCGAAGGAACGCACAAGTTCATCAACACCGACAAATTCTCATGAAAATTCAGATcatgaaataaaagaagaacCATCAGAACCAATGCTTTTGCGCTTCCAAAGCACTCACAACAGGTCCATGAGCGACCAGTTGAGTTCCATGACATGTTTCAACGATGATTCTCTTTCCCCAGACTCAGTCTTTTCGCCAAAGCTTCAAACCATTCTCTCGGGAAAAGATGTCACAGACTCAGACGTACAGGTGCAGCATGAAGTGTTGCCTAAGAAGAgggaaaggaagaagaaaaggcaAAGCAAGAGTTTGTCAGACCTTGAATTTGAGGAGTTAAAAGGGTTCATGGATCTGGGGTTTGTTTTCTCAGAGGAAGATAAAGACTCTAGTTTGGCTTCAATCATTCCTGGCTTGCAAAGGTTAGGGAAGAGTGACGAGGAAGAAGAGGATTGTGATGGGTCTGCAGTACAAAGACCTTACCTTTCGGAAGCGTGGAAGGTTCAagaaaaaagtaagaaagaGAACTCTCTCGTGAATTGGAAAATTCCTGCCCTGAACAATGAAATTGACATAAAAGATAGTCTCAGGTGGTGGGCTCATACTGTTGCTTCCACTGTTAGATGATCAAGTTTTGTAATTCCAGTTTTTCTTGTACTACATATTTTGCTTATATCTCAgaaattttgtttaactttttgcCATAGCAGTTTTTTAACCTTTTTCCCTCAGGAATTTCTGGAATTCCACATTGTAATTTCAGACAATGCATCTCAGCTTTTAAGATCATTGTAGATCACAGACAATTTCTGTTGCGGTAGGTCCACCtcaagtttgaaattttgtacttcaaattaattaaacccAATACCAGACTCTCCAAACCACAAAAAggttaaacataattaaatcacCAACTCATTCGTCTTTTTCCAATCACTTTTGTTTTGCTACCTTCACCGGAATGTatgaaaatgagaaagtaaTAGATTTacatttgatattatctttttttatttttaaaattttttagaaatataaaaaaatttctttatataattattttatctttataatattaatgtgttcttattataagtaatataatttctaatacagtggaaaaaaagaaaaattgttagtagttatattgattgataaaagtttatcaattttaaccttattttatataattgtatgtATTCAGTTTATTCAGTGACTGTACAGAAGTTAAATTTAACGAAGAAAAATCTGTTAAATGTATAATATTGGTAAGATAATGAATAGAGAATAGTATATGCATCATTATTACAAGCTGATTGGCAAAAGAATACTGGGAAAAGTGTATTGgcaatattttaatgtttcttGTTCAGTAATTTGAGAGGATCCAAGCACAAGCACAAGGATAATTGTTGTGCAATCATTTGATTGatgtttttcaaccactcaaaGATACTGCACAAGCGGTTGACTTTTCATCTCATATCGTAGAAGAAATTAccgaaatgaaaataaaattctcaattattattattctcctctttattctttttaccacctttcaaatttattttttctttatttgaattttattaccATTTAACAATGGAAAATATTAACCACGAGGGGTAAATCTGTGAGCGTACTTTTGTTTCGGTTGCCTTAACAACGTCACTTTAAAACCAACGCTTTTAAGTTCCGGTTGGGGGGACATGAAGTCCGATAGATAGATATGTTGGGCCAAAAATTGGTATGAAAAGACCTAAATTTTTGGACCTGTGAGACTGCTTTAGTTATATTCTgctacatttaattattttcgtcccatttaattatattttttcaaaaatacttttCCATTAactaagaatttattttatatcaataatatttaaaaattaaatttcaataaagaaaatttcagaaaagaaaattaaatgtgATTTGTAAAATTGAGCTATACtgattaactttttaattaccACAAAGATTAGTTATTCTTTTATGAATCTCGATTATTTCATGTATatctgtttttaaaatatttttattatttatgaaaatacaTTAAGTGTTTGAgaacataatataattaaaacattttttgtcaGCAAATAAGAggattaattgaaaaatattgtaaaagatACATAATTATTCTGTAAACTTTATCCAGCACAATACTTTTAGCATGTTCATAATCTAATAAATTCAAACTCATCCatgttttagtttctaaatgATAATCAGATAACTATCCCGGAGTTTGGGTTATCGATGTTAGAATCCCATTTACCAATTTTGTATAGATTACATTTAACCAAGACAGTAAAGGAAGTTCttccttaattatatattatacctAATCACTGATTAAACTTTTAACACAAATCCCTTGCTAACACGGATTACTCGTATGAATACAAAGAATAGAACAATAATTTAGGTAAGAGATCAATCAACTCGTATTTTCATTGAATAAAAAGTACAACAAAAAGAGCTTATGCAAACATCATGTGGTAAACCTGCTATTGTTGGCTCCAGTATTACTATAAAGCAAGCTATACATTTTCTATATTCAGAAATATCAATTTTGTTGATTACTGCAACGTAAAACAGCATATAGACAAAGAGTTCAACGAGGATCAGCAGGatgtttcatttaaaataatatatgccAATGTACAACACAACCAACAgcaatttataaaaacaaagagCTTGATGGGTAGCTCAGTGTTGCTATGTCCTTGGACCAAAGAGGTCCTTGGTCCTTCGTCGCATTCAATTCAATTAGGCAGTCATACAAACTGACCAGCGGATTTTGTAGGCTCTCTTCTCTTGGCGTGTTTCTTCATCATGTCAACCCAACTAGCTAATATATTAGACACTTCAAACTTACCAACAAAATTCATCTCTAGCTAACTCCTCAAGGATGACAGTATTCCCAGTTTTACAAATATCAGAAGCAAACTTGTTATAGTCAAGTTGAGGAGCTTTCATCCTCTTCTCTAACATTTCCTCTAAATACCTACATGCGTCACCAGACCTGTCCTGTCTTATAAGCCCATCAATGAGTACAGCGTAGGAATTATCATCAGGACAGCACCCCTTCTGATGCATCTCATACCAAATTACGTGAcccatttcataattttttgtcataaaataAGATTACATTATCATGTTGTAGGAGTGAACAGTTGGTTCAATGCCACTTTGAATCATTTTCTTGTATATTCTCACTGCATCATCTGGCATATGCTGGCTAGTCATCAGTTTTATCAAAGCATTGTAGGTCTTCCCATCGGGTGAACAACCTCTTTCCCTCATTTCCTTCAGTAGATTGTATACCAAATCCATTTTCTTCTGCCTCCCAAACCCAGTGATCAAGCACGTGTAAAGTGCAACATCAGGTTGGCACCCTCGTTCTACCATTTCATCAAAATATTCTATCGCTTCTCTTGTCATCTTCTGCTTGCAGAAGTCTTGTATAATAATTGTATAACTCCGAACATTGGAAGGACATTTGGCCTTCATAGTTTCAAATAACTTGATGGCATCAGACTTCTTACACTTCAAAAACCCCTCAAGCATAATATTGTGCGCAACAATATCCGGCTTAAATCCCCATCAATCATCTAATTCCACACCCTCCCTGCTTCAAGCAAAATTTTCAACCTGCACCAACCACTAAGAAGTATGGTGTAAGTTTGCAAATTGGGTATAAATCTATCTCTCAATTTCTCAAAAACAGCTTGCGCTTCTTTACCGAGTTTTGCAGTGCCAAGACTTTCAAGCAAGAAATTAATCACAACAACACCCACTTTAAACCCATGCTTCTTCATCAGATCAAAGATCCCCACAGCCTTTTTCCTTTGGTTTGCTTCAGAAAAGGCTTTAATAGCAATGGAGAAAGTCTCCATTGTCAAAAGACCCTTCTCATCCATTTCCTCAAACAATGCCACCATTGTCTCAAACTGTCTAGTCCTCCCAAGAACACGCATCATGCAGTTATAAGTTCTGGAATCATGAGCAAACCCAGGCCTCTTCTCCGCCCAACAAAAGAACCGAAAAACCGACTTCCTAGCATGTTTAAACCTTTGCAGCACCTCCACAACCAAATCATGCGACAATTGAACCCGGCATTCATCAACCACTGACACCTCTACCATCACAATCTTCCTCAAGCCCAGAATCAACATGACTAGCAAATGTCCTATTCAAAAACGGAAACTTTTCATGAAGAAAAGGGGAAAGGGGCAAGGCGGAAAAAGAGCCCAGACGTATAATCAACAGCTTTTTTGAGAAAGCAAGGAGTGGAGAGGGGTGTGGCAAAAGAAGTGAAATTTGACAACGAGAACGATGAAAAGTGCAATCAGGAGAAGCACGAAGCAAACGAAACAAGGGCAGAGAGCTATCACAAGGTAAGCACACTTGCTCTCCTCCTCTTTGCGGTAGTTGTCTCCGATAGAAAGAGCGAAGCTCGGTGGCGGAGAAGACGCAGCACAGGCCATGTTGATGTGGCAGTGGAGAATGCGTGTGGTGTCGCAGGAAGAATGTCAAAGGTAGAATGTTGGAAGAGGTTCTTGTTGTGTGACCAAGAGAGAAAGTCATCGAGGTGCCATTCACATCACAGGCAGTAGAATTACTAAGGAAAAAATGTAGTGAGTGAAGTTCGGTGTTTGGGTGGAAATTAAGGAATGGAAAAACTTTTAAGATTActcttttttacaattttttgattatgtaaaattggtatattttaaataatttttaaatataaatttaaatagatcaataaaatgatgatacgtatatgttgtcaaaaaaatattattaaaatattattataaaaaattgataaagatgtttatttataacattaGTGAAAGTGATAAGTTAACTCATGATGAGCTATGGCCTAGTTAAATATAGATTAAGAATATTCAAATCTAATCCaaagtttgtaaaaaaattaaatgcatttgtaattttgtgaatgtctaattttaatttttataaaattttcattatacggtttttcaaaattaagtcaCTTGTATCACCGTTGATTTCTTATTCAATGATGTGAAAAAAGGTTAGTGTATGTAGTTtgctattaaattttattagtaatattttacataaacaAGACACCGTTATAAGTTATAACGTAATAATTTGTGTCAAAAATTAGATGACGTagtaataacataaaaattgcttaaatttgaaaaagagaaacatCATATATAGCTAAAACCATCTTGGTTGAAtcaatcaaaatcataatcattTAAGGTCACACATTTGAgttatcaacattttttttttcaaagatgtATTACTAGATACGTATACATTTTAcaagataaattataaatatgcaTACATTTTATTTCGTATctggataaaaaaattaaaggtaattcattttattaaaaaatttaaatattttattataaaatatattatttagataaaataatttcatttccaaaaatttaaaaatcttaaattttaatataaaattataaacttaaatatttgtttttctttaaatttattatcttattattttatattttctttttggctCAATTTTAGTTgtgatattattttgatataaggTCATTTGGATTCTTTATAATAATCTTGATTATAATATAAgttagtattatttatttttggatttatttaatattttgttgattctatgacaaatttaaattaagaatagTCTAATAATAAGTTTGCAAAATACAAAGTTATAATTCTgcataaaagattattttcttttttattttaatgagtatttttatcatttatctaAATCAAAATAGTATCAATTTAGCCCAAATGACTCACTAAAAACCCATTATGCAACTCTATAAATTCAACCCAAATTTCATAAATCAAATACctatttaataatgtaaatacaTGTTtacatatttatcaaaatttccCCAAATCAAGTTAACAAATATAATGTACCAATTCAACATTCAATTCATGTAATAACAAACAATCAATTTATACCATATTTCTCAAATTTGCAAGGGTTAAAATAAACTTTCCATATCCTGGTTAAACAACTTCTAATCTCTCAAAATGCTcttttaaagatatatttatcaCAAGATGACAACTATATAAATAagaatccaataaaaaaaatataaacatatcgTCATGAtcacaaaacaatataaattcaCTCAGAACACTTTTAAATCACATCCATTGTCTCTTAACTCACATGCAACCCAAAGAAAAAAGTTACTTTAAAAATAGTAACAAAGAAACTTTATTCGATTATAAACTTTGATAGAGTAAATATATAGAGTTATTTACTAGGAATACTCAGAgcttttcatatttaaaaagataaagattgaaattagaaatttagaaagataaaagaaaaaagtttagaaagaaaattttgagaaataataattttaataaaatgaatttcatttaatgaaatttttattcatattgtcaacttttatttttattattaaagaagtATAATGTCACTTTTTTTAAAAGCCGCCACTCTCTTAGACTATTTTATAGATTCttacaattcttttaattagtgataaaagattttttaaattaatcttgtTGAAAATACAAGGATCATAGATGTGTGCATAGATGTAAACAATCTACATTTTTAAGAAGCGAACAGAtaaattttggaataaaatttattgttttctaagttatttattaatttgttggGATAAAATCTAGATGCAATTCctagtgtttttttattatgaattaaaattttacttcaatAACCTATCTTGATATTTAatgtaaacttttataattaaaagtccaaaatgtAAATGATAACTTACAGATTTAAAGTTAAGAAATAAAGTGACATATGACCAATATAGTTAATATTAACCTCTTGTGTTGCGATGTTATCTTTTAAAGCCCCTGAAAGGAtttgttagtttgttattatgaAGAGGAAATGttctatttttaaatctttgGAGTGTATAAATTGCCCTCCCTGCGCCAGTTATGAAGATATATATCAtccttattttataatatttcgcTTTGACGTATATATGCATGGAAACACTTTTATGTCTTATATTTATccaaaaagacaaaaaatgaaACAGTAATGGAGGAAaggataaagaaagaaaaggacaTGGATCTAATAAGAACAATAACTACTACTGTAAGTAACGCCTAAacgtttgtttttttattcaacaGAAACATCTAACCTAGTCTGCATCCTCGTTCTTAAAGATGATAAACGTTGGAGCCAAGGATTATTTGGAACTATTCAAATGTCCTTATTTGCTTttgcttatattttaattacctTCCAAATGTGCAGTTAAATCCTGAATTAGGAGATAATCATTTCTTAATGTAGCCATACAACCAAAACAGGACAACTTTGCATATGATTATCAGATTGTCACCATTCATGACTGTGAAGGGGTGATTGTAACATACGCATTTGAATTATCTATGTCATTCTCAACACATCTTTAGctataaatat
Above is a genomic segment from Vigna radiata var. radiata cultivar VC1973A chromosome 10, Vradiata_ver6, whole genome shotgun sequence containing:
- the LOC106775462 gene encoding uncharacterized protein LOC106775462, which codes for MDAEEVLNLFDSCWFGYKTSKERTSSSTPTNSHENSDHEIKEEPSEPMLLRFQSTHNRSMSDQLSSMTCFNDDSLSPDSVFSPKLQTILSGKDVTDSDVQVQHEVLPKKRERKKKRQSKSLSDLEFEELKGFMDLGFVFSEEDKDSSLASIIPGLQRLGKSDEEEEDCDGSAVQRPYLSEAWKVQEKSKKENSLVNWKIPALNNEIDIKDSLRWWAHTVASTVR